The following proteins come from a genomic window of Halorubrum lacusprofundi ATCC 49239:
- a CDS encoding orc1/cdc6 family replication initiation protein produces the protein MRRFERKQNVFANKDALGESYQPDQIEERDEEIEEYMHALQPIIDGWEPNNVFVYGNTGVGKTAVTEFLLDQLQSDVTAYDDIELSVIFLNCKTLNSSYQVAVELVNKLRQPGNEISSTGYPQQTVFNKLFDELEAIGGTVLLVLDEIDSIGKRDELLYELPRARAHDNLEETKIGVLGISNDFKFRDELDPRVQDTLCERELQFPPYDAPELENILQSRADVAIREGSVADGVLGFCAALAARDSGSARQALDLLRLAGEVAESEDATCIELEHAEQARSRLERERVEEGMRELTTHGRLALLAVVSKTAKQETPCRTRAVYDEYASLCESAGTDTLAQRSVHNHLADLRMLGILSASENRSGSRGNYYSYELNVPFTSAIEAMSDVLRLSPEIETIREIGLMNDIT, from the coding sequence ATGCGACGGTTTGAGCGGAAACAGAACGTTTTCGCCAACAAAGACGCCCTCGGCGAGTCTTACCAGCCCGATCAGATCGAAGAGCGGGATGAAGAGATTGAGGAGTACATGCATGCTCTTCAACCGATCATCGACGGTTGGGAACCGAACAACGTGTTCGTATACGGCAACACAGGTGTGGGAAAAACGGCGGTGACGGAGTTCCTCCTCGATCAGCTTCAATCAGACGTTACAGCGTACGACGATATCGAGCTCTCGGTCATTTTCCTCAATTGCAAGACGCTCAATTCATCGTATCAAGTCGCTGTCGAACTCGTGAACAAACTTAGACAACCAGGCAACGAGATCAGTTCAACCGGTTACCCGCAACAAACGGTGTTCAACAAGTTGTTCGATGAACTCGAGGCGATCGGCGGAACGGTCCTCCTCGTGTTAGACGAGATCGACTCCATCGGTAAGCGGGACGAGCTGCTCTATGAACTCCCACGAGCGCGAGCACACGACAATCTCGAAGAGACGAAGATCGGTGTTCTCGGAATCAGCAACGACTTCAAATTTCGCGACGAGTTAGATCCTCGCGTCCAAGACACGCTGTGTGAACGCGAGCTACAGTTCCCCCCGTACGATGCGCCTGAGTTGGAAAATATTCTTCAGAGCCGGGCAGATGTCGCGATCCGTGAGGGGTCAGTTGCTGACGGTGTCTTGGGATTCTGTGCCGCGCTCGCCGCTCGCGATAGCGGAAGCGCGCGGCAGGCGCTCGATCTGCTTCGGCTGGCCGGAGAAGTCGCTGAGAGCGAAGACGCAACGTGCATCGAGTTGGAACACGCGGAACAGGCGCGATCGAGACTTGAACGCGAACGAGTCGAAGAGGGAATGCGAGAGCTGACGACACACGGACGACTGGCGTTGCTTGCTGTCGTGTCGAAAACCGCCAAACAAGAAACGCCGTGTCGAACTCGGGCCGTATACGACGAATACGCATCCCTCTGTGAGTCCGCCGGGACAGACACACTTGCACAGCGATCGGTACACAACCACCTCGCGGACCTGCGGATGTTGGGAATACTCTCTGCTTCCGAGAACCGGAGCGGCTCTCGCGGGAACTACTACAGCTACGAACTGAACGTTCCGTTCACGAGCGCGATCGAAGCGATGTCTGACGTGCTTCGACTTTCACCCGAGATCGAAACGATTCGCGAGATTGGGTTGATGAACGATATTACTTGA
- a CDS encoding RNA-guided endonuclease InsQ/TnpB family protein, protein MANLTVTRTYVGSIQNHQQICDGLDSLGDSASKIWNVARWTADRIWDATGEIPNGSVLKSCMKNQSCWKDLNAQSSQKVIEELSDAFQSWFDLRHKSSEANPPGYRKHGDTRPRSTVTFKEDGFKHDPENNRVRLSKGSNLKEYWSDFLLCEYQTRPDIDLSEVNRVQNVRAVWNGDEWELHFVCKVELETNDSAGDEVAGIDLGIKNIATVAFPDEYVLYPGNSLKEDKHYFKRAEYDTEGENGPSEKSMWARRKLADRETHFYHVLSDTIITECVERGVGTLAVSWPEEVRESDWGKTGNKKLHSWAFDRIYQYLAYKGEIRGVEVLKENEWNTSKTCSNCGDDTKENRVERGLYVCSSCGLVGNADCNGAENMRQKITPSPHGEDRSNGCVAQPSTYLFDRESGTFHTREQAVS, encoded by the coding sequence ATGGCGAATCTCACCGTCACGCGCACCTACGTTGGTTCTATCCAGAACCACCAACAGATCTGTGATGGTCTGGATTCGCTCGGGGATTCCGCCTCGAAAATCTGGAACGTCGCACGATGGACAGCCGACCGTATCTGGGACGCAACCGGTGAGATCCCGAACGGTAGTGTTCTGAAATCGTGTATGAAGAATCAGTCGTGCTGGAAAGATTTGAACGCGCAATCCAGTCAGAAAGTCATTGAAGAACTTTCTGACGCTTTCCAGTCGTGGTTCGACTTACGGCACAAGTCCAGTGAGGCGAATCCGCCCGGCTACCGCAAACACGGTGACACCCGACCGCGTTCCACGGTGACATTCAAAGAAGACGGATTCAAACACGACCCCGAGAACAACCGCGTCCGGCTCTCGAAAGGCTCGAACCTGAAAGAATACTGGTCGGACTTCCTGCTCTGCGAGTACCAGACGCGCCCTGACATTGACCTCTCTGAAGTCAACCGAGTGCAGAACGTTCGCGCCGTCTGGAACGGCGACGAGTGGGAACTGCACTTCGTCTGCAAAGTCGAACTCGAAACGAACGACTCCGCAGGCGACGAAGTGGCGGGGATTGACCTTGGCATCAAGAACATCGCCACGGTCGCGTTCCCGGACGAATACGTTCTCTACCCCGGTAACTCGCTCAAAGAAGACAAGCACTACTTCAAACGAGCCGAGTACGACACCGAAGGTGAGAACGGCCCCTCGGAGAAGTCGATGTGGGCGCGTCGGAAACTCGCTGACCGCGAAACACACTTCTACCACGTCCTCTCAGACACCATAATTACGGAGTGTGTCGAACGCGGTGTTGGTACACTCGCGGTGAGTTGGCCTGAAGAGGTGCGAGAGTCCGACTGGGGCAAAACTGGGAACAAGAAGTTACACTCGTGGGCGTTCGACCGCATCTACCAGTACCTCGCGTACAAAGGCGAGATTCGTGGTGTCGAGGTGTTGAAGGAGAACGAGTGGAACACCTCAAAGACCTGCTCGAACTGTGGTGACGACACGAAGGAGAACCGTGTCGAGCGTGGGTTGTACGTCTGCTCGTCGTGCGGTTTGGTTGGGAACGCGGATTGCAACGGGGCGGAGAACATGCGGCAGAAGATAACTCCGAGTCCTCACGGTGAGGATAGGAGTAACGGCTGTGTGGCACAGCCATCGACATACTTGTTCGACCGCGAGAGCGGGACGTTTCACACGAGAGAACAAGCCGTGTCGTAG